Proteins from a genomic interval of Gossypium hirsutum isolate 1008001.06 chromosome A09, Gossypium_hirsutum_v2.1, whole genome shotgun sequence:
- the LOC107951152 gene encoding uncharacterized membrane protein YjcL has translation MASKLAFLHINGAWLQYPELQHSNSWLFRQKINSISGFSGSFSEDSSSSLLLSRLLPLKRTQTFLSPKWLDKNPDATRTLIVKSQLNSPLISPNDQWGTWTALFATGAFGLWSENTKAGSALSGALVSTLIGLAASNLGIISSEAKAYSIVKEFLLPLAVPLLLFRADLRRVIKSTGKLLLAFLLGSVATTVGTALAYLIVPMRALGQDSWKIAAALMGRHIGGAVNYVAISNALETSESVLAAGLAADNVICAVYFTTLFALASIVPAETSTSPEDVAMGEGSISDGKLPVLKIATALAVSFAICKLGAYLTKYFGIPGGILPAVTAIVVILATVFPAQFGHLAPSGEAMALILMQVFFTVVGASGNIWSVIRTAPSIFMFALVQISIHLALILGLGKLFKFDLKLLLIASNANVGGPTTASGMATAKGWSSMIIPGILAGIFGIAIATFVGYGFGVNVLKYM, from the exons ATGGCGTCAAAGCTTGCATTTCTGCACATAAATGGCGCCTGGCTTCAATATCCGGAGCTCCAACACTCTAATTCATGGCTTTTCCGCCAAAAAATCAATTCAATCTCAGGGTTTAGCGGTTCATTTTCCGAAGACTCATCTTCATCATTGTTGTTGTCAAGGTTGCTACCTCTTAAAAGAACCCAAACTTTTCTCTCTCCTAAATGGTTGGACAAAAACCCTGATGCTACCCGAACCCTTATTGTCAAATCTCAGTTGAACTCCCCTCTCATTTCTCCTAACGATCAATGGGGAACCTGGACTGCTCTCTTCGCTACCGGTGCCTTCGGCTTATg GTCAGAGAACACAAAGGCTGGAAGTGCATTGAGTGGTGCGCTAGTGAGTACTTTGATTGGTCTTGCTGCTAGTAACTTGGGGATAATTTCTTCTGAAGCTAAAGCCTACTCAATAGTAAAGGAGTTTTTGCTCCCATTGGCTGTTCCATTGTTGTTGTTTCGAGCAGATTTGCGACGTGTGATTAAGTCAACAGGGAAGCTTCTTCTTGCTTTCTTGCTGGGATCAG TGGCGACAACAGTTGGAACAGCACTGGCGTATCTGATAGTGCCGATGAGAGCACTTGGTCAAGATAGTTGGAAGATAGCTGCTGCCCTAATGGGTAGGCATATTGGCGGAG CTGTCAATTATGTTGCCATTTCAAATGCCCTTGAAACTTCTGAATCTGTTTTAGCTGCTGGACTAGCTGCAGACAATGTTATCTGTGCAGTGTATTTTACAACACTGTTTGCCTTGGCTTCGATAGTACCTGCCGAGACTTCAACATCACCTGAAG ATGTTGCAATGGGTGAGGGATCTATATCCGATGGCAAACTTCCTGTCCTAAAGATAGCAACAGCTCTTGCAGTATCTTTTGCCATCTGCAAACTTGGTGCGtatcttaccaaatattttgGCATTCCGGGAGGTATCCTGCCTGCAGTTACAGCAATTGTTGTTATTCTGGCAACTGTATTTCCTGCCCAGTTTGGTCATCTTGCACCATCTGGGGAGGCTATGGCTCTAATTCTGATGCAG GTGTTTTTCACTGTGGTTGGTGCAAGTGGAAACATATGGAGTGTCATCAGAACAGCACCCAGTATATTCATGTTTGCTCTGGTTCAGatttccatccatttggcatTAATTCTGGGACTAGGGAAGCTATTTAAGTTCGACCTAAAGCTCTTGCTTATAGCATCAAATGCCAATGTTGGAGGTCCTACAACGGCATCCGGAATGGCTACGGCCAAAGGGTGGAGTTCTATGATTATTCCTGGTATTCTTGCCGGCATTTTTGGCATTGCCATTGCTACTTTTGTCGGATATGGCTTTGGAGTAAATGTTCTGAAATACATGTAA